A portion of the Calliphora vicina chromosome 5, idCalVici1.1, whole genome shotgun sequence genome contains these proteins:
- the gom gene encoding uncharacterized protein gom — MFNINKLRNPVRTQIQRTIFLQTRSKAKFKDGGEHATLNDVPIPEGSWKEANARAQNRYMMVFLSGIASFVGSVIFVAKSGKMELNYSVPDYPYEEEKEEQ, encoded by the exons atgtttaacataaatAAGCTAAGAAATCCAGTGCGTACACAAATTCAAAGAACGA TCTTCTTACAGACACGTTCAAAAGCCAAATTTAAGGATGGTGGGGAACATGCCACCCTCAATGATGTGCCAATACCTGAGGGTAGTTGGAAAGAGGCCAATGCACGTGCACAAAATCGTTATATGATGGTATTTTTAAGTGGTATTGCTTCATTTGTTGGTTCGGTGATATTT GTGGCTAAATCTGGCAAAATGGAACTGAATTATTCTGTACCCGACTATCCTTATGAAGAAGAGAAAGAGGAGCAGTAA